In the Andrena cerasifolii isolate SP2316 chromosome 3, iyAndCera1_principal, whole genome shotgun sequence genome, ctgggcccctccaTTGTATATGTATTtagtattttgttattcagacaGTCACTTTTCTAATTTATAAATCATACGAATCTACTTTGTTATATTATCCTTGACAAAGACACACTATTCCGCAAAATGCTGTCCTTATCTTTGATGTGGAGTTGTTGAAGGTGGAGCATTGAAGACCTTACCTGGGGTATACCAAATTGATTACACACATCAGAGCCACTGATAATTCAACCGTGGTCCAATTATGATCTGTCGATAATTCCATAAAATATTATACATGTATTTAACCGAGGTATCTTATTTATTAACTTTATACATAAAAGGTAATAATAAAGTTTATAAAATCCTACACTCGTTCATCAACCATAATGTCCCGTTTCCTGAAGGAGAATTCTACACTCGAAGCGAATGAGAGAGCACGATTCGTTCAAAGAATGATTACTTCAAGTTTAGTAACTTCGCGAAGTACAATTTTTGTGTGCAGAATCTTAAACAATGCACAGTTCAAATTTGCCGCGACCGGAAGTTATGACCCATCGATCGCTGACCTTTAACCGGAAGCAactagagacactataatcagagtctggccacaagccactgtccgccatgtttgggctaaatcctacgagagagaaagagatatacaccatttcactcttaacaactcttacgtttatggcggtattttacttctgtttacttcacgtaaataggtatatacaaaGGTATATCAAGAAATGGCGATACTTCCGAAAACTGGTCAAATCCGATtaggctgaaattttgaaaatagcttcattttgcataaaaataacatttgcgagaaggatttttggcgactcgaattttttttaccatttcaatgtcgttccctaccttgccgacagagcggagaatcggatacaAGTTATTCattgcattctccttattaatctttAATTGTGGCCCGAATATGATCTgtcgataattaaaaaaaaattatacagtaTTTAACCGAGGTATCGTATTTATTAGCTTTATACATAAAaggtaataataaaagtttataaaatcCTACTTGTTCATGAAATATAATCTACTTTATTATCATCTGGTGCTGTCAGGTGTCCCATATTCTAAAGAGGAAGTCTACATttgaaaggaatgaagaaacaATATTCATTCAAAGAACGATTACACTTCAACCAAACTTTAGGAAGTGCAATTGTTTTTACgtgtaaaatacaaaataatccaTGGTTTAAATGTGCCGCGATCGTGGGCATTGAGACACTGCGACTGTAATTTCATGGTGTTGCATATGAACGCAGACATAGAAATTATCGTACATAAAGTAAAATTGAGAATATCGGAGACACCGGTTTCGAAAGAACTTAACTTATTTCGAACACAATTTGTACGAATACTTGAACgtttttataatgttatttttttcattcttcctCCACGTATACAGTAATCTCATGTTTTACAATCTTCATACATTTTTGTACAATTTACACCAGTGGTGTGCAGACAATGGAACGAATCACTTCAACAAGACAACATTGGGCACGTGCTATTACGCAGCGTATCAGTAGCATGACGTTAAAGTACAGAAATATGTCAGCATTTATTATTTAATGCGGTTAATAGAGTATGCGTTACGAATTGCAATGTCATAAACagttaaattatattttccaactcattaaaaatattttcataaatacAGTTGGCAACAAAATTCATCGgaatcaaaataatacttattACCACTGGAATTCAGTAGTAACAGTAATTGTTAACTTCTCCATAAATTAAAAcagcatgtatatatatatctctctctATGTATGTACTTATATATAAACGAGTAttcaatattaaataaatattaaataaattcatcaAAACGAACAATACGTAAAAACACTACATACCTTTAGTGTAAaacgtataaataaattaacgcaATTATAATTGACATCCGTCAATTGTGGCATTTAACTTATTAACAATGTCATAGAAAAGGAGGGAAAACATCCTGTCTTAATAGACAAATAATTCTGGAAAATGTATTTCATAAGCTGGTGCTTGACTTGGTTTAGCATCTGTCGGCGCACTCCCGGGCAGAATTGTGTTTCGTGGGTCGACAGCCAATGTATTAAATATCTCAGACAATTTGCTCTGGAGAACGTCATGCTGTAAAATTATCCATGAAATTACAAACTTAATCCTTTCAGTAAGCCGTATGTTCGTTCGATTGAAAGGATATTACTCTTCATACCTTTGGTTGTGTCTTTGATACCAAATCTTGGAACGGTGCGTTTCTAAAGAAGTGTGACAACTGTAATCGCTTTTCTTCCGCCATcacatgattattattattttctgttagAATTCGCTTCATGCTCTCGAACGTTAACTCCTCTCCTGGCAATTTCTATAAGAGAAAGATATCAGAAAAGGTAAgttgaaactgtaaaaaaaaaaaaaaaacagtataccttCTGAACACCAGGAGATGAGCCACCGCTGTCTAATTCCTGACCACCAGAATTAATGTCAGCCAATGAGTTTCGTCCAGCACTATCCACCCATGAATGCCTAAAATATCatagtaatatttatgcaaTCGTATAAGAGAACGCGAAAATTAAGAtacgaatattaatattaccgaTGTTGTAACGAAGTGCTACTGTAACCAGATCCCTGCTGTAACTTTCCACTATCGAGACCAGCTCCTTTCAAACATTCGCTTAGGACAGTTTGATCGACCAATAAAGCTGGCGCTAATCTAGAAGATAAACCGTTGTCGTATTGAGCCTGCAACTCGGGCAGGAGATGAGGTCCTTCCTTGCCTCGTGTTTCTACAATCTTAAAATGCGAGAAATTATAGAAGCTACTCGTCATAATGCGATGGCACCACCAGTAAATAGTGACTTACTTTGCTTGCATAATCCATCAGCGAAGTAATATTACAAACGTAAGATATCAGTACCAATAAACTGATGACGATGGCGTGCAAGTTAAATTTGAGCGAGACACTGATTTGGCCACTTGTTAAAGCTAAATCCTGAAGACTCAACACTAGTCTTAGCAGCTCCAATACTGTTTCTTCCGAAGCCAATTCTACAGCGAGCAACGCCAACGTCGTGTATATAGATTCCACGTTTTCCACCGTGTTGCTCGGCAATTCTAATGATTCATACAGCGCTAAATAAATTTCAGGGCCGTGTTTGCGAATGAAGATCACATCTGGTCTCGATGCTTTTTCAATAGTAAGATCGAGTGGCGCAATATGTACTCTGTTTAACAAGTACAATGCGattattttcgatatagatcgTAATTAGATTGGCAGTATAGCTCCAAACGATTTATTGATAACTCACGTTGGTTTCGCGACTTTCGTTATATTCTGATGCCTGTCGATTAAAGTATGGAAGATCTGCTGTACCAAAAGTCGCATTTCCGCATCAGCCGCCAGCGACATTCTCAACAATGGCTCCAGGAAACTTGGCGGAAATGTTGTATTTAAATGTATCGTTTGATATTTTGTGCCGACCTAGAGATAACGAGAGATACGATCGATAATAAACACGGCAAATGATGTATGTATATCTTAATTGTATCGATGAAGAAAACAAACATAAATTACCTTTAAAAGAGACTTGAGAAGAATACTTTGGAGCAGTACATCACCCTTTCCAACGGAAACTATGCGATCTGGTTGACTATATGGAACTTTACTCATGATAAACATCATAATCTCTATTTTCTGATAATCCGGCAGATGATTTGCAAATTCACCAAGAGCATTAATAAGTGCTTCCTGATACAACTGTTCGTCGTTGCTGGTTGGCTGATTTTTCGTTACACTAATTCGTAGGTGAGACAGTAGGGAGTTTATTATCTCCAAAACGGATGGACCTTAAAAGGCACGATGTATTAAGCAACACTGCATTTTAATCGTATTTACTCGTCTGTTCGTTTCGCACGGCCAAACTTACCGACACTTTCACCAGCtgcaattgaaataattttggaTAAAGTGTCCGCGATACTTGTTCGAATTTTTGGAGATGATTTTGAATGAACATCGAGATGAGTCATTAATGCCTCTACGACCGTATAAGAATATTGTGACTGGAAAAAAGAGTTGTTAATGTTTTCACATGTCACGAATTATCGACTTCACACGGATAAATAATTGCCGTGATTCTTTATTCTTCCACTGACCTGAATGGAAAACATAATTATCCTGAACGTGTGAATCGCAAAATAATTAGGAACCCATAATTGATGATTATCCAAGTGcctataaattattttgtataattCTCGTACCTCCGTTAGTGCACTATTTCTAATTTTAGCTGCGGTAGTAAATAATATGCAGTTACAAACATACCTTAAAACTGGTCTGATAACACATCGGATATGCCCGAACGATGCTCGCCCAACAAGTTCTCGCATACAAGTTTCAGCAAATTGTGGAGGATCAGATCGCTCTTCGGTTGGGCTGTCTGGTGTTGCATCTTCTTTATTAGAATACCTGGTAGGATTAAATTATGGATACAGAGCGAGCAAGCTACATTACAGACACGTAAattattgggatctgacatggcGCCTATATGGGTACAAGATACATGTGTTGTACATGCCGTAATgtagttttttgcgaaaattttcctttctatgcaaagtatttGTGATTGGGTAGGTTCAAATCCTGCTCAGCGAAATTTTTGGAGGGGATTGATGTGTACCCAACgagcgcttctactttccgccaccagatgtcatagtgacggatgtcagatcccaatattAACAGGAATATATTACCTGGAATTTTGCATGTTATATAACAATGAAGGAACAATTTTATCCATATGATCAGGTTCCCAAATATTTTCCACTAAATCATCGGACAGTGTTTTTCTTACGACACCCTACATGAAAAGCCGAAATTAAATAACAACATTTCAATCTATGAAATACAATACAGTATTTTGAAACACTAAGAATATAACTagacattatatatttaatttgtaGCAGTAGTGTCTGCCAAGCTATTACTCAATAATTATACATGCATGTATACGTAAAAACCATGCCTGTAATCCCTGAATTCCAGCAAGTCTAATTTGTTTCCGGATCGCAGGGTCATCATTATTGGAGTGGCACATGGCTGAGTACTTAGATACAAAGAAATCGTAACGTGTGTGATAAGACGGCGTATCTTGCTCGATGTTGGCAAATCGGACAAACTGGAAGAAGCCAGCACTTTGGTCAACTGAATACAAAGATGTCAaaaatatcattatttttttaatataaatgaaagatATCAGCAGCACATAATTCAGAATGGTAACAGTACAATTTAGTTGAGTTTAGCGATcgagtgtaaatatttaataccaTTCGTCAACACTTACGGATTGCGTTGCCAGTATTTGTAACTGCGGATCAGTGGACTCCAATAATTTCTGCACCATCTTTAAAAAGCTCTCGACAAATAAGTTCAGAGTTTGGGCATGACACGCTACTAAAAGCTGATCCATTGCCTCCATGGCAATAACGACGAATCCATTTCTTCTCCTGTcaatttaaatacatttattttagTCATACTCGTACACAACAATCGTACTCGTAGCACAGCTATTACATCCCGCGTGATTACTCATTCTTAACGTGTAATCATTCGTACAAATGGCATAAGCAAATAATAATTAACATTAATCACATGACTATGCGTTTATCAAAGCTGCCAGATTAATTACAGATAATTGTTTAGCATTTAGATTGTTTGCGTCGTACCTGTAAATGTCCCTGGAAGCCCTTTGAAACAAATACTCTCCAATTCTGTCTAGTTTCTCAGGACTGCTCAACGAATAAAACGTCAATTTTTCCATGTTATTTTTTATCAAGCCATCCTGATTATGGAACAATGTACGATTTACATTAATCGGTTGGTTTTATAGAAGATACCATCGTTAGCGTATGAAATCTTAAAGTAAAGTGTTACAATTCTGCATCCTTTCATTAATATTAAGAATTACTTGCTAATATTTCCCACAAAATACTTCGCTGACTGCATTCACTTCAAATGCTACAGAaagatattcaaataatttttaagttACAATAACGCATCGCATGCTTGATGAGAGTTCTTTGCATCTGAATGTACacgtatttaaataaatcaggaTTTCATAATCTGGCTTTATTCGCACGAAGCTCTCATTGACTCAATTAGCAAACGCACCTAAATTGCATATACGTATAAAGGTTTGTTGCAATTCGATAGAACTTGAAAAAGGAGTAGATATTAATAACATAAACTTATCAGCATTTGGACGAATGCTCATgattataaataaatgtttagcTATTACTACGTGTAGAGTGTGACAAGAAACTTGTTACGAACTGTCTTCATAGACACCACCTTTAAGCGTACTCGAGATTACTTATGTAAGAAGAAATCCACGGTATCACGTTTGTTTGCTTGAAATAAATGTGCAAGAATCATACAGCTTCATTGGCAGTGGCAAACATAGTAAAGAAATTCACCTGTGGGTTGACTGGAAAGATATTGTCCACGAGCCTTTTATACCGTGGTCCTAAAGCAGAGCAGCACCAGCAGCAACCTGGCAAAATTAGAAAGAAACCGCTATAAGTTGATGATCGCGTCTCCGTTGAATGCGTGAAATAATTGATGGGCATGTGAGGAGAATCATCTCGGAGGAAGAATGGATCGTTACAGAATGAGAATCACACATTTACCAAACATCTCGACGCGATCGAGCCACTACAGTGCACACGACGGAGCTTCGATCGACTGATACTATCAATGGAGTGCAACTTTGAGCCGCTAGCAAAAACATTGCGTGACTATGTAACTCTGTGACATTCTCGTCTTATCCACGGAGCATTGGTAATTCATAAATGAGCCTCGGAATTAGAATTCACATAAATCAAATCGGAAATAGACGATGCTATTATTAGATTAGCGAATTTATATCTATTTTTAGTGGTGGCAGAGtttcggctgtacttccgaaaaccggtcaaacccgattgggctgaaattatgaaaatagcttcattttgcataaaaataacgtttgcgagaaggatttttggcgactcgaatttttttaccatttcaatgtcgttccctaccttaccgacagagcggagaaccGGATACAaca is a window encoding:
- the Stma gene encoding protein EFR3 homolog stmA isoform X2; this translates as MFGCCWCCSALGPRYKRLVDNIFPVNPQDGLIKNNMEKLTFYSLSSPEKLDRIGEYLFQRASRDIYRRRNGFVVIAMEAMDQLLVACHAQTLNLFVESFLKMVQKLLESTDPQLQILATQSFVRFANIEQDTPSYHTRYDFFVSKYSAMCHSNNDDPAIRKQIRLAGIQGLQGVVRKTLSDDLVENIWEPDHMDKIVPSLLYNMQNSRYSNKEDATPDSPTEERSDPPQFAETCMRELVGRASFGHIRCVIRPVLRHLDNHQLWVPNYFAIHTFRIIMFSIQSQYSYTVVEALMTHLDVHSKSSPKIRTSIADTLSKIISIAAGESVGPSVLEIINSLLSHLRISVTKNQPTSNDEQLYQEALINALGEFANHLPDYQKIEIMMFIMSKVPYSQPDRIVSVGKGDVLLQSILLKSLLKVGTKYQTIHLNTTFPPSFLEPLLRMSLAADAEMRLLVQQIFHTLIDRHQNITKVAKPTVHIAPLDLTIEKASRPDVIFIRKHGPEIYLALYESLELPSNTVENVESIYTTLALLAVELASEETVLELLRLVLSLQDLALTSGQISVSLKFNLHAIVISLLVLISYVCNITSLMDYASKIVETRGKEGPHLLPELQAQYDNGLSSRLAPALLVDQTVLSECLKGAGLDSGKLQQGSGYSSTSLQHRHSWVDSAGRNSLADINSGGQELDSGGSSPGVQKKLPGEELTFESMKRILTENNNNHVMAEEKRLQLSHFFRNAPFQDLVSKTQPKHDVLQSKLSEIFNTLAVDPRNTILPGSAPTDAKPSQAPAYEIHFPELFVY
- the Stma gene encoding protein EFR3 homolog stmA isoform X1, coding for MAMIRCCLEVEMPDVFDSLVRKCTDPGCCCWCCSALGPRYKRLVDNIFPVNPQDGLIKNNMEKLTFYSLSSPEKLDRIGEYLFQRASRDIYRRRNGFVVIAMEAMDQLLVACHAQTLNLFVESFLKMVQKLLESTDPQLQILATQSFVRFANIEQDTPSYHTRYDFFVSKYSAMCHSNNDDPAIRKQIRLAGIQGLQGVVRKTLSDDLVENIWEPDHMDKIVPSLLYNMQNSRYSNKEDATPDSPTEERSDPPQFAETCMRELVGRASFGHIRCVIRPVLRHLDNHQLWVPNYFAIHTFRIIMFSIQSQYSYTVVEALMTHLDVHSKSSPKIRTSIADTLSKIISIAAGESVGPSVLEIINSLLSHLRISVTKNQPTSNDEQLYQEALINALGEFANHLPDYQKIEIMMFIMSKVPYSQPDRIVSVGKGDVLLQSILLKSLLKVGTKYQTIHLNTTFPPSFLEPLLRMSLAADAEMRLLVQQIFHTLIDRHQNITKVAKPTVHIAPLDLTIEKASRPDVIFIRKHGPEIYLALYESLELPSNTVENVESIYTTLALLAVELASEETVLELLRLVLSLQDLALTSGQISVSLKFNLHAIVISLLVLISYVCNITSLMDYASKIVETRGKEGPHLLPELQAQYDNGLSSRLAPALLVDQTVLSECLKGAGLDSGKLQQGSGYSSTSLQHRHSWVDSAGRNSLADINSGGQELDSGGSSPGVQKKLPGEELTFESMKRILTENNNNHVMAEEKRLQLSHFFRNAPFQDLVSKTQPKHDVLQSKLSEIFNTLAVDPRNTILPGSAPTDAKPSQAPAYEIHFPELFVY
- the Stma gene encoding protein EFR3 homolog stmA isoform X3, producing the protein MEKLTFYSLSSPEKLDRIGEYLFQRASRDIYRRRNGFVVIAMEAMDQLLVACHAQTLNLFVESFLKMVQKLLESTDPQLQILATQSFVRFANIEQDTPSYHTRYDFFVSKYSAMCHSNNDDPAIRKQIRLAGIQGLQGVVRKTLSDDLVENIWEPDHMDKIVPSLLYNMQNSRYSNKEDATPDSPTEERSDPPQFAETCMRELVGRASFGHIRCVIRPVLRHLDNHQLWVPNYFAIHTFRIIMFSIQSQYSYTVVEALMTHLDVHSKSSPKIRTSIADTLSKIISIAAGESVGPSVLEIINSLLSHLRISVTKNQPTSNDEQLYQEALINALGEFANHLPDYQKIEIMMFIMSKVPYSQPDRIVSVGKGDVLLQSILLKSLLKVGTKYQTIHLNTTFPPSFLEPLLRMSLAADAEMRLLVQQIFHTLIDRHQNITKVAKPTVHIAPLDLTIEKASRPDVIFIRKHGPEIYLALYESLELPSNTVENVESIYTTLALLAVELASEETVLELLRLVLSLQDLALTSGQISVSLKFNLHAIVISLLVLISYVCNITSLMDYASKIVETRGKEGPHLLPELQAQYDNGLSSRLAPALLVDQTVLSECLKGAGLDSGKLQQGSGYSSTSLQHRHSWVDSAGRNSLADINSGGQELDSGGSSPGVQKKLPGEELTFESMKRILTENNNNHVMAEEKRLQLSHFFRNAPFQDLVSKTQPKHDVLQSKLSEIFNTLAVDPRNTILPGSAPTDAKPSQAPAYEIHFPELFVY